A genomic window from Xenorhabdus cabanillasii includes:
- a CDS encoding ParB family protein — protein sequence MTRQNLSLGNALLQQGRQAVATLNDNPPMAEMPMVLTLDQLRPNPDNPRTGRNPRYDDIKASIKARGLDTVPKVTRDPQGEDVYIFSDGGNTRYQVLSELWQETGDARFYRIHCLFKPWPGRLQCVIGHLAENELRGELSFIEKALGVHKARSIYEEQQQRKIPMRELATLLSQAGFPVSASHISRMEDTVEYLYPWIPNLLGSGLGVSPVRTLLALRQDAEAVWLQHVVSATSEPVCSFGAIFGACCRKFDAPETWSPDMFRDELIGDLLQALPHPQLNYDRWILELDPKESNRRQLFGEQSTAVDGVPVPEDAETKRTDIPETDRIQSPDRGSHPRIRVQPVTEAVSASETTHAPVDNIPVPSCRNTPVIPPYQPADQTEPARPEAETLAFARTGLEPVSSVWEISPMQDDIDHLQNMVFRLAFELAETQQCENAVMPASDVQSVGWLAEPLSAQPFALLLLSLSGEMPLTAAPLTLTDLLLGSTLPDGFPLLDDSQTVKFLRLIRLIRRLRELQRRMSPDSPEGS from the coding sequence ATGACACGGCAAAATCTCAGTCTGGGCAATGCCCTGTTACAACAAGGCCGACAGGCCGTCGCCACTCTCAATGACAACCCGCCGATGGCCGAAATGCCGATGGTTCTGACGCTGGATCAACTGCGTCCCAATCCGGATAACCCCCGTACCGGGCGGAATCCGCGTTACGACGATATCAAAGCCTCCATCAAAGCGCGCGGGCTGGATACGGTACCGAAAGTGACCCGGGATCCGCAGGGTGAGGATGTCTATATTTTCAGCGATGGCGGTAACACCCGCTATCAGGTTTTATCTGAACTGTGGCAGGAAACCGGCGATGCGCGTTTCTACCGCATTCACTGCCTGTTTAAACCGTGGCCGGGCCGTTTGCAGTGTGTCATCGGGCATCTGGCAGAAAATGAACTGCGCGGGGAACTCAGCTTTATTGAAAAGGCACTGGGGGTTCATAAAGCCCGAAGTATTTATGAAGAACAGCAACAGCGAAAAATCCCCATGCGGGAGCTGGCCACCCTGCTGAGTCAGGCGGGATTTCCGGTGAGTGCCAGTCATATCAGCCGGATGGAAGATACCGTGGAATACCTGTATCCGTGGATCCCCAACCTGCTGGGATCGGGGCTGGGGGTTTCACCTGTCCGGACGTTGCTGGCTTTGCGGCAGGATGCGGAGGCTGTCTGGCTGCAACATGTTGTCAGTGCAACATCAGAGCCCGTCTGTTCCTTTGGCGCGATTTTTGGTGCCTGCTGTCGCAAATTTGACGCGCCGGAAACCTGGTCACCGGACATGTTCCGGGATGAACTGATTGGCGATTTATTACAGGCACTGCCGCACCCGCAGCTGAATTATGACCGCTGGATACTGGAACTCGATCCGAAGGAAAGTAACCGCCGGCAACTTTTTGGCGAACAGTCCACGGCGGTTGATGGTGTGCCCGTGCCGGAAGATGCGGAAACGAAAAGAACGGATATACCTGAAACGGATCGGATTCAGTCGCCAGACAGGGGATCGCATCCGCGAATAAGGGTTCAACCTGTTACGGAGGCGGTGTCAGCATCGGAGACAACGCACGCGCCGGTCGATAACATCCCCGTCCCGTCCTGCCGGAACACGCCGGTGATTCCGCCTTATCAACCGGCTGACCAGACTGAACCGGCTCGCCCTGAAGCCGAAACTTTGGCTTTTGCCCGGACCGGTCTGGAGCCGGTCAGTTCGGTCTGGGAAATCTCACCCATGCAGGATGATATTGATCACCTGCAAAACATGGTATTTCGCCTCGCCTTTGAACTGGCAGAAACCCAGCAGTGTGAAAATGCGGTGATGCCGGCATCGGATGTCCAGTCGGTGGGATGGCTGGCTGAACCGCTGTCTGCTCAGCCTTTTGCTCTGCTGCTGTTGTCCCTGAGCGGTGAAATGCCACTGACAGCCGCCCCCCTGACACTGACCGACCTGTTACTGGGGAGCACTTTGCCGGACGGTTTTCCCTTACTGGATGACAGCCAGACGGTGAAGTTTTTACGTCTGATACGCCTTATCCGCCGCCTGCGCGAGCTTCAGCGCAGGATGTCACCTGACAGCCCTGAGGGGTCATGA
- a CDS encoding STY4528 family pathogenicity island replication protein yields the protein MALPADSLLAHTIDKMKNRLAARADDDVSQLRSGLLFMGNIQDAYPRRLLLDNRLSPLDKTGWMMIRLYAQQNEGAVFPSYDELQVLLASPYKGKASRETVSRVLLMLRITGWLSLCKRIRDDNGRVRGNIYAQHDEPLTCRDAETFDPGWLETVSEACRSKNRTLSQTARDVLTEIKADPQMRHRHSHISLLEARLGAAQTPQQAVMRQTLKTASSDADIQTERRQSVPGPAAGLSQQAPSETQNSETELSLKSTGYSQTTKPNCYVRSFTQSVNKKTYVDQSSAIFLPEGLCRQLESDDVTMLTSQLQALPAEQAQTVLSSLDNALRTGSIGNPVGWLLTVMKRAREGKLFVQPGQTGVPATVAVPARRPTEPEQPVSRPVQPASPAHVRNVVSEIRQQMNLAKYYQK from the coding sequence ATGGCCCTGCCCGCAGACAGTTTACTTGCCCATACGATTGATAAAATGAAAAACCGGCTGGCCGCGCGGGCGGACGACGATGTTTCACAACTGCGCAGTGGTCTGCTGTTTATGGGCAACATTCAGGATGCCTATCCCCGGCGTTTGTTGCTGGATAATCGTTTGTCCCCGCTGGATAAAACCGGCTGGATGATGATACGCCTTTATGCGCAGCAAAATGAGGGCGCGGTTTTTCCCAGTTACGATGAATTGCAGGTGTTGCTGGCGTCACCCTATAAAGGGAAAGCGTCCCGTGAAACCGTCAGCCGGGTGTTACTGATGCTGCGAATAACCGGCTGGCTGAGTCTGTGCAAACGGATCCGTGATGACAACGGGCGGGTCAGGGGCAATATCTATGCCCAGCACGATGAACCGCTGACCTGCCGCGATGCGGAAACCTTCGATCCCGGCTGGCTGGAGACGGTTTCTGAAGCCTGTCGCAGTAAAAACAGAACCCTCAGCCAGACCGCCCGGGATGTCCTGACGGAAATCAAAGCTGACCCGCAGATGCGCCATCGCCACAGTCATATCAGTTTGCTGGAAGCAAGGCTGGGGGCCGCGCAGACGCCACAGCAGGCGGTGATGCGTCAGACCCTGAAAACAGCGTCATCCGATGCTGACATTCAGACCGAACGCCGTCAGTCAGTACCGGGTCCGGCTGCCGGACTCAGTCAGCAGGCACCCTCAGAGACACAGAATTCGGAAACCGAACTCAGTCTTAAATCAACAGGTTATAGTCAAACCACTAAACCGAACTGTTATGTACGTTCTTTCACACAGAGTGTGAATAAAAAAACATACGTAGATCAGTCATCCGCTATTTTTCTGCCCGAAGGGCTGTGCCGGCAACTGGAGTCGGACGATGTGACCATGCTGACCAGTCAGTTACAGGCGCTGCCTGCTGAACAGGCGCAAACGGTACTGAGCAGTCTGGATAACGCCCTGCGGACAGGCAGCATCGGCAATCCGGTGGGCTGGCTGCTGACCGTCATGAAACGGGCACGGGAAGGGAAATTATTTGTGCAGCCGGGGCAGACCGGTGTTCCCGCCACGGTGGCAGTCCCCGCAAGACGACCGACTGAGCCTGAACAGCCTGTTTCACGTCCGGTGCAACCAGCTTCACCGGCACATGTCCGCAACGTGGTGAGTGAGATCCGTCAGCAGATGAATCTGGCGAAATACTACCAGAAGTAG
- a CDS encoding DNA topoisomerase III produces the protein MPLYLCEKPSQARDIARVLGVKQRGQGYLFGGSITVTWAIGHLLEMAAPEHYGEQFGPPWRMEPLPVLPVQWQWTVKKETADQFAVIRQLLKQANEVIIATDADREGEVIARELLEFCRFTGPVRRLWLSALDETSIRQALAALLPGKQTEPLYQAGLGRVRADWLMGINLTRLYTLKAQAQGFGEVLSIGRVQTPTLALVVNRDNAIGRFEPKPYWQVMTTLQKENMTFRAKWLPAPDACDEEKRCSREDIAHRVVRACQQTQHAVVTELTRKREKTPPPLCFDLGTLQQVASRQWGMGAGQVLTIAQSLYETHKATTYPRTDCGYLPVSMRADIPAVFTALTRTDPAMSGIISQLDASLLSRVWNDSQITAHHAIIPTRHTFDMTKLTADELKVYQLIRQYYLAQFLPAQETDVTNVTLNIGGQLFQAKGRVGVVTGWKALFADEKQVQEQDDNTALPALKKEEICPVLRAEIQPRQTRPPAPFTEGTLIAAMKNAAAFIHDPKLKKVLRENAGLGTEATRAGIIEALFKRQLLARKKKNLHATQLAQELIAGLPDVLTHPGMTALWEQSLDDIARGRATLDGFMQKQAQWLVHLVEKGKTQPIRFTLPKTPACPRCGGPMQKRAGKTTPFWGCTRYPACKGMLNANAVTGSRKTRRGNSPD, from the coding sequence ATGCCACTTTATTTATGTGAAAAGCCCTCTCAGGCCAGAGATATCGCCCGGGTGCTGGGTGTGAAACAGCGAGGGCAGGGTTATCTCTTTGGCGGCAGTATTACAGTCACCTGGGCTATCGGGCATTTACTGGAAATGGCCGCACCGGAGCACTATGGTGAACAATTCGGCCCGCCGTGGCGCATGGAACCCCTGCCGGTACTGCCTGTGCAGTGGCAATGGACAGTGAAGAAAGAGACTGCCGATCAGTTTGCTGTGATCAGACAGTTACTGAAACAGGCCAACGAAGTGATTATCGCCACCGATGCCGACCGTGAAGGGGAAGTGATCGCCCGTGAACTGCTGGAATTCTGCCGTTTCACCGGTCCCGTCAGGCGGCTGTGGCTGTCTGCACTGGATGAAACCAGTATCCGGCAGGCTCTGGCCGCGTTATTACCGGGGAAACAAACGGAACCGCTTTATCAGGCCGGGCTGGGTCGGGTACGTGCTGACTGGCTGATGGGCATCAATCTGACCCGCCTGTATACCCTGAAAGCACAGGCACAGGGATTTGGTGAAGTGTTATCCATCGGACGGGTTCAGACGCCGACACTGGCGCTGGTCGTAAACCGCGATAATGCTATCGGCCGGTTTGAACCCAAGCCTTACTGGCAGGTGATGACCACATTACAAAAAGAGAATATGACCTTTCGGGCCAAGTGGCTGCCCGCCCCCGATGCGTGTGATGAAGAAAAACGCTGTAGTCGGGAGGATATCGCACATCGTGTGGTCAGAGCCTGCCAACAGACACAACATGCTGTGGTGACAGAACTCACCCGGAAACGGGAGAAAACCCCGCCGCCGCTTTGTTTTGATTTGGGGACACTCCAGCAGGTGGCTTCCCGCCAGTGGGGCATGGGGGCCGGTCAGGTGCTGACGATTGCCCAGTCGCTGTATGAAACCCATAAAGCGACCACCTATCCGCGCACGGATTGTGGTTATCTGCCGGTTTCCATGCGGGCAGATATTCCGGCGGTTTTTACCGCACTGACCCGTACCGACCCGGCGATGAGCGGCATTATCAGCCAACTGGATGCCAGCCTGCTTTCCCGTGTCTGGAATGACAGCCAAATCACCGCACACCATGCCATTATTCCGACCCGCCACACGTTTGATATGACAAAACTGACGGCAGACGAATTAAAAGTCTATCAGTTGATCCGCCAGTATTATCTGGCGCAGTTTCTGCCTGCGCAGGAAACGGATGTGACTAACGTGACATTGAATATCGGCGGTCAGTTATTTCAGGCGAAAGGGCGGGTGGGTGTGGTCACAGGCTGGAAGGCCTTGTTTGCCGATGAAAAACAGGTGCAGGAGCAGGACGACAATACCGCTCTGCCTGCATTGAAAAAAGAGGAAATCTGCCCGGTACTCCGTGCAGAAATACAGCCCCGGCAAACCCGGCCGCCTGCGCCTTTTACCGAAGGTACGCTGATTGCCGCCATGAAAAATGCCGCTGCGTTTATCCACGATCCGAAGCTTAAAAAAGTGCTGCGGGAAAATGCCGGGCTGGGCACGGAGGCTACCCGGGCAGGTATCATTGAAGCCCTGTTTAAACGTCAGCTGCTGGCGCGAAAAAAGAAAAACCTGCATGCAACGCAGCTGGCGCAGGAGCTGATTGCCGGGCTGCCGGACGTCCTGACCCATCCGGGCATGACGGCACTCTGGGAACAGTCACTGGACGACATTGCCCGGGGCCGGGCCACACTGGATGGCTTTATGCAGAAACAGGCGCAATGGCTGGTGCATTTAGTGGAAAAGGGCAAAACACAGCCGATCCGGTTTACCCTGCCGAAAACCCCGGCGTGCCCGCGCTGTGGCGGCCCGATGCAAAAACGGGCGGGAAAAACAACCCCGTTCTGGGGCTGCACCCGCTATCCGGCATGCAAAGGGATGCTGAACGCTAACGCGGTGACCGGCTCCCGAAAAACCCGGCGGGGAAATTCGCCGGACTGA
- a CDS encoding STY4534 family ICE replication protein, translated as MSENTASLTKNDYFNLNIKGLGYLHNIRHVSTASGTFLSCVINALNGPGDSPVYVRFDITVVGKEATSLIGRCQKSVDEDKKVLLGFTLSNPSTDIFTLKRGDHAGEQRVSLKARLIKVDWIKIGQEKVYQAEQSDSMPPQNGITQKEYAENSF; from the coding sequence ATGTCTGAGAACACCGCATCCTTAACCAAAAACGACTATTTCAACCTGAATATTAAAGGACTGGGTTACCTGCATAATATCCGCCATGTCAGCACCGCCAGCGGGACGTTCCTGAGCTGTGTGATCAATGCGCTGAACGGGCCGGGTGATAGCCCGGTCTATGTGCGTTTTGATATCACCGTGGTCGGCAAGGAGGCGACCAGTCTGATCGGTCGTTGCCAGAAATCTGTAGACGAGGACAAAAAAGTGTTGCTGGGCTTCACCTTAAGCAATCCCTCCACCGATATTTTTACCCTGAAACGCGGAGATCATGCCGGTGAACAGCGCGTCAGCCTGAAAGCCCGTCTGATCAAGGTTGACTGGATTAAAATCGGTCAGGAGAAAGTGTATCAGGCCGAACAATCCGACTCGATGCCGCCTCAGAACGGCATCACGCAAAAAGAATATGCAGAGAACTCTTTCTGA
- the ssb gene encoding single-stranded DNA-binding protein, with product MSSRGINKVILVGYLGQEPEIRYLPAGGTVATLSLATSDSWRDKQTGEVREKTEWHRVVIFGKLAEIAEEYLQKGAQVYIEGQLKTRKWQDNQGQDRYSTEVVVNVNGSMQMLGSRGDSKHAASQQAGHKPAQKQPSAQPVNQERKKTQPVQVSVLPEKDDTDWDSEIPF from the coding sequence ATGTCTTCACGCGGAATCAACAAAGTGATTTTAGTCGGCTATCTGGGGCAGGAGCCGGAAATCCGTTACCTGCCTGCCGGTGGCACAGTGGCAACGCTTTCTCTGGCCACCTCAGACAGCTGGCGGGATAAACAAACCGGTGAAGTCCGGGAGAAAACCGAATGGCACCGGGTGGTAATCTTCGGCAAGTTAGCAGAAATTGCCGAAGAATATTTGCAGAAAGGGGCACAGGTCTATATTGAAGGCCAGCTGAAAACCCGCAAATGGCAGGATAACCAGGGCCAGGATCGCTATTCAACGGAAGTGGTAGTGAATGTGAATGGTTCGATGCAGATGTTGGGAAGTCGTGGGGATTCGAAGCACGCGGCATCTCAGCAGGCTGGGCATAAGCCGGCACAGAAGCAGCCATCAGCTCAACCTGTTAATCAGGAAAGAAAAAAAACACAGCCAGTACAGGTCTCAGTGTTACCGGAAAAGGATGACACCGACTGGGATTCGGAAATTCCGTTCTGA
- a CDS encoding BsuBI/PstI family type II restriction endonuclease — MMRLLKLAEQNRKEANKLLNPKTKSALGQFMTPAPICLFLASLFDNIKSNVKLLDPGCGVGSLSAAFIDRALSLGVERVELDVYDIEDVMLPFLDKTLEACSKEFGKNFSYKVNKTDYIIDTSLFVKNLSNSEEIETYSHVIMNPPYKKILSSSAHRISLSNAGIETVNLYSGFVALALKQLRQRGELVAIIPRSFCNGPYYQPFREQLLSETSIKHIHIFDSRNTAFAEDKVLQENIIIHCIKGVSQGEVTITSSPTSDFHLDEETGQITATDMTQRKVSIDKIVNPADKQKFIHIAASPREQHIIERLSPFTSTLDDLKIQVSTGPVVNFRLRDDLRENLDSESVPLIFPQHLNGKVHWPLDGKKPNAIRVSDSSRPWLWKNEGYFLIIKRFSSKDEKKRIMATLYDSSLPGDLIGFENKTNVFHIKKTGMDADLARGLYAYLNCTLLDKYYRQFGGHTQVNATDLRSIHYPSLKVLRKMGREVGDEILNSNHIDEIINRELDLMTEGKTTDPLKAQEKIEQSLEILRLLGMPRAQINERSALTLLALLDLHPDGSWEKIRRPMLGVTPIMDWCRDVYGKEYAPNTRETFRRQTLHQFCDGGIALYNPDEPDRAVNSPKSCYQLASELHAVLLTYGTPEWDISIKEHMDNISTLVEQYAMARKMEMIPLKLNDGTDLILSPGAHSQLIKDIIVEFGPRFAPEAEVIYIGDTGAKEAHFRKERLAELGVIVDRKGKLPDVVLYWKERNWLLLIESVTSHGPVDGKRHGELAKLFANSKPGLVYVTAFPDRKTMAKYLMDLSWETEVWVADAPTHMIHLNGDRFLGPHT; from the coding sequence ATGATGCGCCTGTTGAAATTGGCTGAACAAAACAGAAAAGAAGCGAATAAGCTGCTCAATCCTAAGACCAAATCAGCGCTCGGTCAATTTATGACCCCTGCACCAATTTGTTTGTTCTTGGCAAGTCTATTCGACAACATCAAGAGTAACGTAAAGCTACTTGACCCCGGCTGTGGCGTGGGGTCGCTTTCTGCTGCATTTATCGATCGAGCGTTGAGCCTGGGAGTCGAAAGAGTAGAGCTTGATGTCTACGACATCGAAGATGTGATGTTACCGTTCCTAGATAAAACACTGGAAGCCTGTAGTAAGGAGTTTGGGAAAAATTTTTCATATAAGGTTAACAAAACAGACTACATTATTGATACAAGTCTATTCGTGAAAAACCTTTCCAATAGTGAAGAGATTGAAACGTATAGTCATGTAATTATGAACCCGCCATACAAAAAAATTCTATCTTCCAGCGCTCATCGAATTTCGCTGAGCAATGCAGGCATAGAAACGGTTAATTTATACTCAGGATTCGTTGCCTTAGCTTTAAAACAGTTGAGGCAGAGGGGCGAGTTGGTGGCAATCATTCCACGGTCTTTCTGTAATGGCCCGTATTATCAACCTTTCCGTGAACAACTACTTTCAGAAACGTCCATCAAGCACATCCATATTTTTGACTCTCGTAATACTGCTTTTGCAGAAGATAAAGTTCTTCAAGAAAATATTATCATTCACTGTATCAAAGGTGTTTCACAGGGTGAAGTAACAATCACTTCAAGCCCAACATCCGATTTTCATCTTGATGAAGAGACTGGGCAAATAACAGCAACGGATATGACTCAACGTAAGGTTTCCATCGACAAGATAGTAAATCCTGCGGATAAACAAAAATTCATTCATATCGCAGCAAGCCCAAGAGAACAACATATTATTGAAAGATTGTCACCTTTCACATCAACTTTAGATGATCTAAAAATTCAGGTTAGCACAGGGCCGGTAGTCAACTTCCGACTTCGAGACGACCTCCGCGAAAATTTGGACTCTGAATCAGTGCCGCTTATTTTCCCCCAGCATTTAAATGGGAAAGTTCATTGGCCTCTCGACGGGAAAAAACCAAATGCTATAAGGGTCTCCGATTCATCGCGGCCATGGCTTTGGAAGAATGAAGGTTACTTCTTGATTATAAAAAGGTTTAGTAGCAAGGATGAAAAAAAGCGAATCATGGCTACATTGTATGATTCATCCCTTCCGGGTGATTTGATCGGTTTTGAAAATAAAACCAACGTTTTCCATATTAAAAAAACTGGTATGGATGCAGATCTTGCACGTGGGCTTTATGCCTATTTGAATTGCACTTTACTGGACAAATACTACCGCCAATTTGGGGGGCATACCCAAGTAAATGCCACAGATTTGAGATCAATTCACTATCCTTCACTGAAAGTTTTACGGAAAATGGGCCGTGAGGTGGGCGATGAAATTCTTAATAGTAACCACATTGATGAAATCATTAATAGGGAGTTAGACTTGATGACAGAAGGAAAAACTACTGATCCACTTAAAGCGCAAGAAAAAATCGAGCAATCTCTTGAAATATTGCGCTTACTGGGAATGCCTCGTGCTCAAATAAATGAACGTTCAGCTCTGACCTTACTCGCGCTACTTGACCTTCATCCTGATGGGAGTTGGGAAAAAATACGAAGGCCTATGTTAGGTGTTACTCCGATCATGGATTGGTGCAGAGATGTATACGGCAAAGAATATGCGCCGAACACACGTGAAACTTTCCGCCGACAAACACTTCACCAATTCTGTGATGGCGGAATCGCTTTATACAATCCTGATGAACCTGATCGGGCTGTTAACTCACCTAAATCCTGTTATCAATTAGCATCTGAATTACACGCTGTACTGTTAACTTACGGTACTCCTGAATGGGATATATCAATTAAGGAGCATATGGACAATATTTCCACCTTGGTTGAACAATATGCTATGGCGAGAAAAATGGAAATGATCCCTCTAAAGCTGAACGATGGTACGGATTTAATCTTAAGCCCTGGAGCCCATAGCCAGCTGATCAAGGATATCATTGTTGAGTTTGGACCTCGCTTCGCCCCAGAAGCCGAAGTTATATATATCGGAGATACCGGTGCGAAAGAAGCTCATTTCCGTAAGGAGCGACTTGCTGAGTTGGGCGTCATTGTTGACCGTAAAGGAAAATTGCCTGATGTTGTTCTTTATTGGAAAGAGCGTAATTGGTTACTGTTAATCGAGTCTGTCACATCTCATGGTCCAGTTGATGGAAAACGCCACGGCGAATTAGCAAAATTATTTGCAAATTCTAAACCCGGATTGGTATATGTCACCGCATTCCCTGACCGTAAAACGATGGCAAAGTATCTTATGGATCTATCGTGGGAAACGGAGGTTTGGGTCGCTGATGCTCCGACTCACATGATACATTTGAATGGCGATCGATTCCTTGGCCCACACACTTAA
- a CDS encoding helix-turn-helix domain-containing protein, protein MTMTHTQKDWHPAEIICALRKRGTTLAAVSREAGLSSSTLANTLSRAWPKGEWIIANTLEIHPSEIWPSRYFDQEGKLIERTTRKTVSVKIAE, encoded by the coding sequence ATGACTATGACTCACACTCAGAAAGACTGGCACCCAGCCGAAATTATTTGTGCATTACGCAAACGTGGTACAACCCTCGCCGCCGTCTCCCGCGAAGCCGGATTAAGCTCCTCAACCCTTGCCAATACCCTGTCACGCGCCTGGCCAAAAGGGGAATGGATCATTGCAAATACCCTTGAGATCCATCCTTCCGAAATTTGGCCAAGTCGTTATTTTGATCAGGAAGGGAAATTGATTGAACGTACAACACGCAAGACGGTGTCAGTAAAAATCGCAGAATAA
- a CDS encoding pilus assembly protein PilL — translation MRITLLMGILATLLTGCHSPSKQPQPISEQVVSATQVTRTIQPVPSDIYQSTPEVIRHDRYLLISIDPTAAQRDPLSQLIEVRLPASQKPTVGDALRDVLRQSGYTLCAPEKTNDILYRQPLPSVHHQFGPVRLHTALQLMAGPAWQLDVDAVQRQVCHHLRPGYQLPQPPQGKQP, via the coding sequence ATGAGAATAACCCTATTAATGGGCATATTGGCCACTCTCCTGACGGGATGTCATTCCCCGTCCAAACAACCCCAACCCATCTCCGAACAGGTGGTTTCTGCAACGCAGGTCACGCGCACTATTCAGCCTGTTCCTTCTGATATTTATCAATCCACGCCGGAAGTTATTCGTCATGACCGATATCTGTTGATCAGTATCGACCCGACAGCCGCACAGCGTGACCCGCTTTCCCAGTTGATTGAGGTGCGTCTCCCTGCTTCCCAGAAGCCTACGGTGGGCGATGCCCTGCGTGATGTCTTGCGCCAGTCGGGCTATACCTTGTGTGCACCTGAAAAAACCAATGACATTTTATATCGTCAGCCGTTGCCGTCCGTGCACCATCAGTTCGGCCCTGTCCGGCTGCATACGGCTTTGCAGCTTATGGCAGGCCCGGCCTGGCAACTGGACGTGGATGCGGTACAACGTCAGGTTTGTCACCATCTGCGACCGGGTTATCAGCTCCCACAGCCCCCACAAGGAAAGCAGCCATGA
- a CDS encoding TIGR03759 family integrating conjugative element protein has product MKWSQRGLMVWVVLGNPAWADAPTPLTSQQTQTVESQPQTLKTPAGQWGLKADEYQRYQHLMMGPRGIQSPGLDPLTTLGIEAENEAERRRYAEQWVKTEFARTEKELRFQREVNAAWQRLFPDVLPVNMEKSREINGRLALFVKAKDCLSCETCLAEVLAAKQSVDIYLVDSQGNDSLLRQWAKKHQIPVEWVRSRQITLNHDAGYWFRFGKGRMPVLLRQGEQGWQITSL; this is encoded by the coding sequence ATGAAATGGTCTCAAAGGGGGCTGATGGTGTGGGTCGTACTCGGCAACCCGGCATGGGCAGATGCACCGACACCTTTAACGTCACAGCAGACGCAAACGGTGGAAAGCCAACCGCAAACGTTGAAAACACCAGCCGGGCAATGGGGACTGAAGGCAGATGAATACCAGCGTTATCAGCATCTGATGATGGGGCCAAGAGGAATTCAATCGCCGGGACTTGATCCGCTGACAACCTTGGGCATTGAGGCTGAAAATGAGGCCGAACGCCGTCGTTATGCTGAACAGTGGGTCAAAACAGAATTCGCTCGCACTGAAAAAGAACTGCGCTTTCAGCGAGAAGTGAATGCGGCCTGGCAGCGGCTGTTTCCTGATGTTCTGCCCGTTAACATGGAAAAATCACGGGAGATAAACGGCCGTCTGGCCCTGTTTGTCAAAGCGAAAGATTGCCTGTCGTGTGAAACCTGCTTGGCTGAAGTGTTGGCTGCGAAGCAATCTGTTGATATCTATCTGGTCGACAGTCAGGGGAATGATAGCTTGTTGCGGCAATGGGCCAAAAAACATCAGATCCCCGTTGAGTGGGTACGCAGCCGACAAATCACCCTGAATCATGATGCGGGGTACTGGTTCCGGTTTGGCAAGGGTCGGATGCCGGTCTTGTTGCGGCAGGGAGAGCAGGGATGGCAGATCACCTCATTATGA
- a CDS encoding integrating conjugative element protein gives MADHLIMKPLNLFPVVGLLWMTACHAELNVIADLGGKDASPFYDSINAEQHDASLPSAPSFSPEVIGESVMLPVSTPELSPGKVASRSLQLPGIGALFLIGDDPDSRQWLSQYAATLMKLNAVGLVVNVREMAGLQALRALAPGLLLSPASGTELARRLQLQHYPVLITDTQLAQQLSP, from the coding sequence ATGGCAGATCACCTCATTATGAAACCGCTGAACTTATTCCCCGTTGTGGGTTTATTATGGATGACAGCTTGCCATGCCGAACTGAATGTCATTGCCGATTTAGGCGGCAAAGATGCCTCGCCCTTTTATGACAGCATTAATGCCGAACAACATGATGCGTCTCTACCATCGGCACCGTCTTTTTCTCCCGAAGTAATAGGTGAATCTGTCATGTTGCCTGTCAGCACACCGGAACTGTCACCGGGGAAAGTCGCCAGCAGATCACTGCAATTGCCGGGGATTGGCGCTCTGTTTCTGATTGGGGATGATCCGGACTCACGCCAGTGGTTAAGCCAATATGCGGCCACATTGATGAAACTGAATGCCGTGGGTCTGGTCGTCAATGTCAGGGAAATGGCGGGTTTACAGGCATTGCGCGCATTAGCCCCGGGGTTACTGCTGTCACCGGCTTCCGGCACCGAACTGGCCCGTCGGTTGCAGTTGCAACATTATCCGGTGTTAATTACCGACACCCAGCTTGCTCAGCAGTTATCACCATGA